In Ptiloglossa arizonensis isolate GNS036 chromosome 10, iyPtiAriz1_principal, whole genome shotgun sequence, the genomic window TTTGCAATAACGTACCCGAAATATTTCATAGCGTTCGGAAACAGCAACTTGCCGATGACGATTCGAACGAACAGAGCTCCATCTGTGAAATTCGATTCTGTCTCGTTCGAATTAGTAAGAACGCGGTATAGCAGAAGTTACTTCTCAACATGGCTTCGTACGTGCGGTAAGTTAATTATTTTCGGCCTTTTAACCTTCAAAATATCAAGATAGATTTTCTTCCACCAAGAACTCTCCGATCACAGCACATTCTGTCTTGAATAATTTCTACACATACCGAATCACAAGTGCTACAACTCTCTTCTAATGTTTACTTTTGTATTGCAATAATGGTCACGCTGACGTGTCCATGATAACATCGTTTTTGATATAAATGATTTTTTCGAACAGTACAACATGCAGCACTGCTTCGCTCTTATCAATTTGTTTATAAAACCGACATTATTCACTTAGACTCGTTTAAAGAACATCTTTGTCACTTGGAAACAGTATAAAACAAATTATATTAGACTAACACAATAACAATATTCTTAAATTCTTTTTCACGATCGctgaagaataaaatataattaatattgataaaaCTAAAGTCTTACCTATAATTGAACATATTGAATATTCAATAATTCGTATTGCAGGTTgggattattgttattattggtcTGTTGTCCCTTTCTTGTGAATGCAGTTAATAGAGAAACCTTTAAAACATGCGATCAAAGCAGTTTCTGCaggtaaattttcaatttaatttctacgattcattcaaattgtttgaaattcaactaaatttttgtcttctattGTATGGTTAGGCGCTGTAGAAAAGTTGAACCTGGAAAAACACCTTATCAACTGCTAGTAGACACGTTTATTCATAACGAATCTACAGTAAATATAGACTTATTCAATAAGGATACAGGGGTtctttatatattgcaattgaCTGCTTTGAAAGGCAATACATTCAGACTTCATATCAATGAAAAGAATCCACTACATCCCAGATATATACCCGAATATGCCCTTCAGGATCAACCTCAAATATCTAAATTAACTTTGGTTGAAAGAACTGCAGATCATGTAATTGTAACAAATGGAGGAAACAAAGTCATCTTATATGCTATTCCATTCAGAGTAGATTTATATTCTCAAGATTTGTTGGTTGTTTCTGCGAATGCAAGAGGTCTCATGAGATTCGAACACTATCGTACAAAACCTAAGTATAACTAACAAACAAATACTATACCATTATTTCATATATTCTATCCcatgtaattaataattttttcttgaTGTATCGTAGGAAACCAGAACAAGTGGAAAATGCAGAAAACATTGAAGTACCTCATAATAATCAGTTTCCAGGTGATGGAGCAGATAATGATCCAGGTGCAtgggaagaaaatttcaaaactcATCATGATTCGAAACCTTTTGGTCCAGAAGCAATAGCTATGGATTTTAGCTTTCCTGGTGCAGAACATGCATATGGTATACCGGAACATGCTGATTCTTTTGCTTTAAAATCGACAAAACAATCCCACCCGTACAGATTGTTCAATTTAGATGTATTTGAATATGAAGTTAACGAGAGAATGTCCCTCTATGGAGCTATACCTGTCCTTTATGCTCATGGGAAAGAGAGAACAACTGGCATTTTCTGGCATAATGCTGCAGAAACATGGGTGGATATTTTATCAAGTGCGGACAATAACGTTGTCGAAAGCATTGTAAACTTTGTATCTGGTTCCGCTAAAAAATCACAGGTCGACGCCCACTTCATGTCAGAGTCTGGTGTAATTGATGTATTCTTTATGTTAGGCCCTAAGCCTTTAGATGTATTTAAACAGTACACCACCTTAACAGGCACTGCACCTTTGCCACAAATGTTTACTTTAGGCTACCATCAAAGTCGATGGAATTATAATGACCAAGATGATGTCATGCAAATAGCAGAAAGTTTTGATGTGCATGATCTACCTTTGGATTCTATATGGCTAGATATCGAATACGCTGATCAAAAAAGATATTTCACCTGGGATCCACGCAAATTTTCGAATCCTATTGAAATGGTACACAACCTAACTGCAAAAGGTAGAAAATTAATTGTTATCATTGATCCACATATCAAGCGTGATACAAATTACTTCCTCCACAATGAAGCTACAAAAATGGGTTACTATGTGAAAACAAAAGATGGGAAAGACTACGAAGGTTGGTGTTGGCCGGGACCGACATCGTACTTGGATTTCTTTGA contains:
- the Gcs2alpha gene encoding glucosidase 2 subunit alpha, which encodes MASYVRLGLLLLLVCCPFLVNAVNRETFKTCDQSSFCRRCRKVEPGKTPYQLLVDTFIHNESTVNIDLFNKDTGVLYILQLTALKGNTFRLHINEKNPLHPRYIPEYALQDQPQISKLTLVERTADHVIVTNGGNKVILYAIPFRVDLYSQDLLVVSANARGLMRFEHYRTKPKKPEQVENAENIEVPHNNQFPGDGADNDPGAWEENFKTHHDSKPFGPEAIAMDFSFPGAEHAYGIPEHADSFALKSTKQSHPYRLFNLDVFEYEVNERMSLYGAIPVLYAHGKERTTGIFWHNAAETWVDILSSADNNVVESIVNFVSGSAKKSQVDAHFMSESGVIDVFFMLGPKPLDVFKQYTTLTGTAPLPQMFTLGYHQSRWNYNDQDDVMQIAESFDVHDLPLDSIWLDIEYADQKRYFTWDPRKFSNPIEMVHNLTAKGRKLIVIIDPHIKRDTNYFLHNEATKMGYYVKTKDGKDYEGWCWPGPTSYLDFFDPKVRDYYISQYSLDKFHGTTNDVYIWNDMNEPSVFNGPEVTMPKDLVHYGGWEHRHGHNINGLVMTMATYEALFRRSGGTLRPFVLTRSLFAGSQRYTAMWTGDNMAEWEYLRISYPMCLSLAISGMSFCGADVGGFFKNPDSEIFVRWNQAGAWLPFYRQHSHIETKRREPWTFPDEIIQIVREAFRMRYSYLPLWYTIFRDHEINGIPVLRPLWAHYPSETETYTIDDEILVGDSILVHPVFQPSVTDVNVYFPGEGKVTWYDVDTMQPYRQPGMVNVPVTLHKIPVFQRGGSIIPRKMRIRRSTVAMKNDPYTLVVITDSSGKANGTLYIDDEASFEYRHGKYLYLRLNFEGNKLTSTFIDKLASYQTESWLERVDIANPPQGVTFAVLTSRSLGKVTLEAKYNPNNNVLTVRKPGVNMGEEWTIELIH